Below is a genomic region from Fischerella sp. PCC 9605.
ACTAAGGTAGGTTGTTCGGCTTGCATGATAGCACGCACCACAGCTACACGCCTTGCTCCCGCATCAATCACTTCATTGATATTATTTGGGTCTATACCCCCAATCGCAAACCAAGGTATGGGACAATTTTTAGCGACATGTCTAACATATTCCAAACCTGCTGCGGCCTTACCTGCTTTTGTGGGAGTTTCATAAACAGGCCCGACACCGATATAATCCGCGCCTTCTTTGATTGCCCGTTGCATTTCGTCAGCATTTGTGGTAGAGCGACCAATCAATCGATGCGGGCCTAGTAATTGTCGGGCTATACCAATGGGCATATCTTGTTGTCCCAAATGTACGCCGTCAGCATCTACCGCCAAGGCTAAATCGACTCGGTCATTAATAATGAAAATCGCGTTGTAAGTGTAGCATAACTGCCGTAATTTTTGAGCTTGTTCGAGCCGCACAGCGTCATCAACATTCTTGTCGCGATATTGGACTAGCGTTAATCCACCCTTGAGTGCAGCCTCGACTATTTCCAGTAGCTTTTCAGTTGGAGAGGTGACAAGATACAAGCGTGATCGCAGCAGTAATTGATGTCGCTGATAACCCATTAAATTACTCTCTAGGGTATAAACTCGATAGCGCATCTGCTTAAAAGCTTTCCCCATATTCGGGTGATAAAGCTTGCCGTATTCTTCCAGCACTCGCAAGGCTTCTTCTACTCGACAGAAGTTCGCTTGCAGCAACGATTTGATACTGGCGCGTTGTTCTTCCTGCGGATGGGTTAATTCAGTACCGGGATCGCCTGTTGTATCCCGCGCTATCCGCAGTTCAGCAGTATGCCAGCTTGCTACCTCTTGTCGCATCCGCTTGCATTCCCCAGCCAACTGGGCATTATTCAAACCAAAGCGACACCACTCTTCGATGATTCGCAAACCTTCACGCGCACGGTCTAGATTTGCATCTAATATGCGGTAAACAACTTGATGTATTTGTTCCCTTTGGCTGTATGGCTCGACCATTACAACAACCCCATTAGTCTTTTCATCGTAACAGCCAGGCTCTTTCATACACGCAATATTTTTTGCATATCTATAAATTTTTGACTAAAGATTTCAGATTAAGGAATAGGAATTAGAAATTAGAAACTATAAAATACTTTTATTCCAACCTCTATACCCCAGGCCCTTCATTAAAGCATTTTGTATCAAAAATTGCCATTACATTGGCATGTGAGTGTTATTGTCGACATTTTCGCAATTCACAGAGTATAAAAATTGCTAGTTGGTTGTAAGGAGTGCAGTAAAGGTGATTTACCCCCACGTTGTTCGTAAGTCTTGTCAGGCAAAGATTTCATCAGTAGAAAGGATTAACCAAGAGCGCAAACTACATCCGTATGTAGAAGTAGCAATGCTTTCTATGTCCGGTTCTACGTGTTTGTTTTATCTCGCTGCTGGCATGAGTATGGCGAGTCTGGCATTTTTTGGTAGTTGCCTCGATGTTGCTATTGCTCAGACACCCACAACACCGGCTCAAATGCACCTTGGTGAGACAACAATCTCTCAGGTTAATGTGTTGTTTGTCAACCCAAGTGTCGGAAATGACAAGCAGGGTAATGGCGGTGAAAGCACTCCTTTGAAAACTATTACCCAAGCTTTGCGAATCGCTAGTCCCAATACTGTTATCAAACTCAGCAAAGGAACTTACAGTGCCGAAACGGGTGAGGTGTTCCCTTTAATACTCAAAAGTGGTGTTTCTATTCAAGGAGATGCTGGTAGTAGAGGTCGCGATGTGATCGTTACCGGAGGTGGTGATTACCTCAGTCGCAGTTTTGGTAGTAAAAATATTGCGATCGTCAGTGCGAAGGAAGCACAACTGACTGGCGTCACGGTAACAAATTCTAACCCCCGTGGTTATGGCTTGTGGATTGAATCCAGCGGTTTCACAGTTACAGATAGTACTTTTACTGGCTGTACCCAAGATGGAATAGCCTTGAGTGGCAACGCTACAGCAACAATTCGCAATAATTTCTTTCACCGCAACGGAGCAAACGGACTGACTCTGACTGGCACATCTCGTGGAGAAGTACGAGATAATGTGTTTAAAGAAACCGGGTTTGGCATTAATATTGCCCAAAAAGCCGAGCCTATGGTGGTAGGCAATCAGATCCAAAACAATAGAAGTGGAATTATTGTACAAGCTTCTTCTCGCCCGGTTTTGCGGAATAACGTAATTGAGGGTAGTAAAGAAGATGGGTTGGTGGCGATCACCCAAGCACAGCCTGATTTAGGTAACGCCTCGGAACCAGGCGGAAATAAATTCCGCAATAATGCCCGTTATGACATTAATGCCAGTGCAGCCAAGCAAATCATTGCTGCCTACGGTAACACCCTAGCAAGCGATCGCATTGCTGGTAAGTTAGATACAAAAGGTACAACAGTTGCCATAGCTCGGGACTTGCCATCCTCTTCTGTTCCTAACAATACTGCCCAGGAAACGCAAACAGGCCAAGAAATCACCTTTTCTGCACCTGGTGTCTCTAATAATAATTGGCAGCCATTGGCGTTAACAGAAATGAGGACACGTAAAAGGGTAAACACGGCAACCCCGAGTCGTGGGGGTTCGAGAAAAGTTTCTGCCTCCACCTTACCACCTCCTCCGAACCCCGCCTATTCTGCCAAAAATAATACTTCTGGGCAATCAAACAACCAGCTGCTACCATTGCAACCAATTGCGAGCGGTGCAACATCCATAAAGCCAAAGCAATCCACGCAACCAGTCAGATCTCCATTCGTTGCGACTCCTCCTAACCTCAAGCAACCCACCTCAAGAAGTGCTGCGGGATTTCCTATTCCTAGTAGCTTGGTAGGCAAACAAACAGCTACAGGTTGGCAACCAGCAAATACAGTCAAGACATCTGCACCACAGGTAAATTATGTACAGGTTGCGCCTAATACAGTTGAGTTTGTTGCGCCTCGATCCCAGTCTCTATCTACTCCAGTAGCACCTGTACCAATAGCAAATCAAAGACAGCCATTACCAGCACTAAAACCTGCTCAAGTAGGCTCCTCAGCACTGTTGCCAGTTGGTAATACTGGCAATGTGCCAAAAGTACCACTACCTGAAAATTCCGCCAAAACAGCTTATGCGGGAAGTTCCCAGGTTGGTTTGCGTTTCCGAGTGATGGCAGAAGTACAAACTCAAAGGGATCAGGAGTTAGTCAGATTTCTTGCTCCTGGCGCTTTCCCTACTTACTGGCAAGGCAAGGCAGTTATGCAGGCAGGAGTATTTAGCAGTCGTTCTAATGCCGAGCAAATGCTCAACACGCTCAATAATAATGGGTTAAGATCTACGATTGAGCAAGTAAGTAATTAGTCAAGAGTTAATAGTCCAGAGTCCACAGTGGAAACTTTT
It encodes:
- a CDS encoding thiamine phosphate synthase, with the translated sequence MKEPGCYDEKTNGVVVMVEPYSQREQIHQVVYRILDANLDRAREGLRIIEEWCRFGLNNAQLAGECKRMRQEVASWHTAELRIARDTTGDPGTELTHPQEEQRASIKSLLQANFCRVEEALRVLEEYGKLYHPNMGKAFKQMRYRVYTLESNLMGYQRHQLLLRSRLYLVTSPTEKLLEIVEAALKGGLTLVQYRDKNVDDAVRLEQAQKLRQLCYTYNAIFIINDRVDLALAVDADGVHLGQQDMPIGIARQLLGPHRLIGRSTTNADEMQRAIKEGADYIGVGPVYETPTKAGKAAAGLEYVRHVAKNCPIPWFAIGGIDPNNINEVIDAGARRVAVVRAIMQAEQPTLVTQYFLSQLNRIQPDPDKSYVESNYPSGQWRTS
- a CDS encoding DUF1565 domain-containing protein is translated as MLSMSGSTCLFYLAAGMSMASLAFFGSCLDVAIAQTPTTPAQMHLGETTISQVNVLFVNPSVGNDKQGNGGESTPLKTITQALRIASPNTVIKLSKGTYSAETGEVFPLILKSGVSIQGDAGSRGRDVIVTGGGDYLSRSFGSKNIAIVSAKEAQLTGVTVTNSNPRGYGLWIESSGFTVTDSTFTGCTQDGIALSGNATATIRNNFFHRNGANGLTLTGTSRGEVRDNVFKETGFGINIAQKAEPMVVGNQIQNNRSGIIVQASSRPVLRNNVIEGSKEDGLVAITQAQPDLGNASEPGGNKFRNNARYDINASAAKQIIAAYGNTLASDRIAGKLDTKGTTVAIARDLPSSSVPNNTAQETQTGQEITFSAPGVSNNNWQPLALTEMRTRKRVNTATPSRGGSRKVSASTLPPPPNPAYSAKNNTSGQSNNQLLPLQPIASGATSIKPKQSTQPVRSPFVATPPNLKQPTSRSAAGFPIPSSLVGKQTATGWQPANTVKTSAPQVNYVQVAPNTVEFVAPRSQSLSTPVAPVPIANQRQPLPALKPAQVGSSALLPVGNTGNVPKVPLPENSAKTAYAGSSQVGLRFRVMAEVQTQRDQELVRFLAPGAFPTYWQGKAVMQAGVFSSRSNAEQMLNTLNNNGLRSTIEQVSN